In Silene latifolia isolate original U9 population chromosome 3, ASM4854445v1, whole genome shotgun sequence, a single window of DNA contains:
- the LOC141648282 gene encoding SKP1-like protein 1A: MAETTTTSRKITLKSSDGEDFVVDEIVALESQTIKHMIEDECADNAIPLPNVTAKTLSKVIEYCKKHVDAAAAKTADTATTSTAGVAAGDDELKKWDEEFMKVDQNTLFDICLAANYLNIKDLLDLTCQTVADMIKNMMPEEVRKVFNITNDFTPEEEAEIRKEHQWAFEI; encoded by the exons atggcggaaacaacaacaacatcaaggAAGATCACGTTGAAATCATCAGACGGCGAAGATTTCGTGGTGGACGAGATTGTGGCATTGGAATCTCAAACAATAAAACATATGATTGAAGATGAATGTGCTGACAACGCAATCCCTCTTCCTAATGTTACTGCTAAAACTCTGTCTAAGGTAATTGAGTATTGTAAGAAACATGTCGATGCCGCCGCTGCGAAAACCGCTGATACAGCAACAACTAGTACGGCTGGGGTTGCTGCTGGTGATGATGAACTTAAGAAGTGGGATGAAGAATTTATGAAAGTTGACCAAAATACCCTTTTTGATATCTGCTTG GCTGCAAATTATCTGAACATCAAGGATTTGCTGGACTTGACCTGCCAAACAGTGGCCGACATGATCAAAAACATGATGCCAGAGGAAGTCAGGAAGGTATTCAACATTACAAACGACTTCACCCCGGAAGAAGAAGCGGAGATTCGAAAGGAGCACCAGTGGGCCTTTGAAATTTGA